In the genome of Paenibacillus pabuli, one region contains:
- a CDS encoding carbohydrate ABC transporter permease, whose translation MKSTQKKTLLVVASILLVIWALVTVIPMYWMLVGSVQDSAMSASFKPQMIPEQLSLSPYERFFAKTDAWRWLYNSLLIAVILTVTNVFFASLAGYAFAKLKFPGSQAVFWTLLGTMMIPAQVTLIPLYILMVNVFDLGDTYTAIILPAAVSVGNIFLMKQFMSTLPTSLIHAARIDACSEFGIFWKVILPMAKPGIAVLAIFTFVASWNEFFWPFLITNSNEMRTVQVGLASFVFAESTDFGAMMAGATIGALPMIILFFSLQRYFLQGITIGAVKG comes from the coding sequence ATGAAATCAACTCAGAAAAAGACACTGCTTGTCGTTGCATCCATTCTGCTGGTGATTTGGGCACTGGTGACGGTCATTCCGATGTACTGGATGCTGGTCGGTTCGGTGCAGGATAGTGCGATGTCGGCTTCCTTCAAACCGCAGATGATCCCGGAGCAGCTGTCATTATCACCATATGAGCGCTTTTTTGCCAAAACCGATGCGTGGCGCTGGCTATATAACTCACTGCTGATCGCGGTCATTCTGACCGTGACAAATGTGTTCTTCGCTTCCCTGGCGGGATATGCATTCGCTAAATTGAAGTTTCCGGGGAGTCAGGCTGTATTCTGGACTCTGCTGGGTACGATGATGATTCCGGCACAGGTAACGCTGATTCCTCTGTACATTCTGATGGTCAACGTGTTTGACCTGGGGGATACGTATACAGCCATTATTCTGCCTGCTGCCGTCAGTGTGGGCAATATCTTCTTGATGAAACAGTTCATGTCCACACTGCCTACATCGCTGATTCATGCGGCACGTATTGATGCATGCAGCGAGTTCGGCATCTTCTGGAAGGTGATTCTGCCGATGGCGAAGCCAGGGATCGCGGTGCTGGCGATTTTCACGTTTGTGGCTTCGTGGAACGAATTTTTCTGGCCATTCCTGATCACCAATTCCAACGAGATGCGCACCGTTCAGGTAGGGCTGGCTTCGTTTGTATTTGCCGAATCAACGGACTTCGGTGCCATGATGGCAGGAGCAACGATTGGTGCACTGCCGATGATCATTCTGTTTTTCTCGCTGCAGCGCTATTTCCTACAGGGCATTACGATCGGTGCGGTTAAAGGTTAA